Proteins from a single region of Thermus albus:
- a CDS encoding response regulator transcription factor, translated as MARILLVEDDPQVGELVKRFLEKEGLGVDWARTGREALHQVWNGAKPDLVVLDRGLPDMEGLEVLKALRDLDPLLPVLLLTGKADEDSRVEGLLEGADDYLGKPFSLKELLARIKALLRRSGKEGRRHFGPLELDLEAKKAYLEGQPLKLSATETNLLFVLAQTPGRVYTREELLERVWGPDFEGSERVVDAYIRLLRKKLKDNPQAPRFIETVVGMGYRFLGE; from the coding sequence ATGGCGAGGATTCTCTTGGTGGAGGACGATCCCCAAGTGGGGGAGCTGGTGAAGCGGTTTTTGGAGAAGGAGGGGCTTGGGGTGGACTGGGCCCGCACGGGCCGGGAGGCCTTGCATCAGGTCTGGAATGGGGCCAAGCCGGACCTGGTGGTCCTGGACCGGGGGCTTCCCGATATGGAGGGCCTCGAGGTCCTCAAGGCCTTGCGGGACCTGGACCCTTTGCTCCCGGTTTTGCTCCTAACCGGTAAGGCCGACGAGGATAGCCGGGTGGAGGGGCTTCTGGAGGGGGCGGACGACTACCTGGGCAAGCCCTTCTCCCTTAAGGAACTTTTGGCCCGTATCAAGGCCCTTCTCCGCCGAAGCGGCAAGGAAGGTAGGCGGCATTTTGGCCCCTTGGAGCTGGACCTGGAGGCCAAGAAGGCCTACCTGGAGGGTCAGCCCTTGAAGCTTTCCGCCACCGAAACCAACCTCCTCTTTGTTCTGGCCCAGACCCCGGGAAGGGTGTACACCCGGGAGGAACTTTTGGAAAGGGTTTGGGGGCCAGATTTTGAGGGCTCCGAGCGGGTGGTGGACGCCTATATCCGCCTCTTGCGTAAAAAGCTCAAGGACAACCCCCAGGCTCCCCGGTTCATAGAAACCGTGGTGGGGATGGGGTACCGTTTCCTGGGCGAGTGA
- a CDS encoding gamma-glutamylcyclotransferase family protein, whose translation MERVFVYGTLKRGGRNHPLVEGLVVKVLPGQVEGFSLYHLAEGPGRPYPYPGMVPGEGRVYGEVLFLPQGTLPLLDALEEEGVEYRRVQVLVETEEGPLLAWTYLYLGELEGALRLPGGVWPPSQDGEGGLS comes from the coding sequence ATGGAGCGGGTGTTTGTCTACGGAACCCTAAAGCGGGGAGGGCGGAACCACCCTTTGGTGGAAGGGCTTGTGGTTAAGGTCCTTCCTGGGCAGGTGGAGGGGTTTAGCCTATACCACCTGGCCGAGGGGCCCGGCCGTCCCTATCCTTACCCCGGCATGGTTCCTGGGGAGGGAAGGGTCTATGGGGAGGTGCTCTTCCTGCCCCAAGGAACCCTCCCCCTTTTGGATGCCCTGGAGGAGGAGGGGGTGGAGTACCGGCGGGTGCAGGTGCTGGTGGAGACGGAGGAGGGCCCCCTCTTGGCCTGGACGTACCTCTACCTGGGGGAGCTGGAGGGGGCCCTCCGGTTACCTGGAGGAGTGTGGCCGCCTTCTCAGGACGGTGAAGGAGGCCTTTCCTAG
- a CDS encoding glycogen synthase, with translation MNVLMVAPEAYPLAKVGGLADVVGALPKALKPLGVEASILLPWHRGLRAKGVGEVAYTFAGREERAPLGERVEGGVRFFLLGVPGFDRERVYGYPDDAGRYLRFALAASQVARGFDLVHAHDWTAALLALTAPVPVVYTIHNLAHQGLVDPALFFHWTGLPWSLFHMEALEFYGRVNLMKGGIVFARAVTTVSPSYAEEIQTPEFGMGLDGVLRRHREKLFGILNGLDLEVFDPARDPHLPAPYSREDPRGKARAREALGERTGLRGPLLAYVGRLDGQKGLDLILRAIPHLKELGFRLLVQGVGEEGLSQALRRAEEEHAGFVRFVEAYDEALARLAYAGADALLVPSRFEPCGLVQMIAQRYGTPPVARAVGGLKDTVEDGRTGVLFETYHPEGLLYGVLRLFRLGPEALGLRGMEKDFSWAKSAEAYHRVYRLALG, from the coding sequence ATGAACGTGCTCATGGTGGCCCCTGAGGCCTACCCCCTGGCAAAGGTGGGCGGGCTTGCGGATGTGGTGGGAGCCTTGCCCAAGGCCTTGAAGCCCTTGGGGGTGGAGGCCAGCATCCTCCTTCCCTGGCACCGGGGCCTTAGGGCCAAGGGGGTAGGGGAGGTGGCCTATACCTTTGCGGGCCGGGAGGAAAGGGCCCCTTTGGGAGAGCGGGTGGAGGGAGGGGTGCGGTTTTTCCTCCTGGGCGTGCCCGGTTTTGACCGGGAGAGGGTCTACGGCTACCCCGACGATGCCGGGCGTTACCTGCGCTTTGCCTTGGCGGCGAGCCAGGTGGCCCGGGGGTTTGACCTGGTCCACGCCCATGACTGGACGGCCGCGCTCCTTGCCCTGACCGCCCCGGTGCCCGTCGTCTACACCATCCATAACCTGGCCCACCAAGGCCTTGTGGATCCCGCCCTTTTCTTCCACTGGACGGGGCTTCCCTGGAGCCTGTTCCACATGGAGGCCCTGGAGTTCTACGGCCGGGTGAACCTGATGAAGGGGGGCATCGTCTTCGCCCGGGCGGTGACCACGGTGAGCCCCTCCTATGCGGAGGAGATCCAGACCCCGGAGTTCGGCATGGGGCTGGACGGGGTGCTGAGGCGGCACAGGGAAAAGCTCTTTGGCATCCTGAATGGCTTGGACCTGGAGGTCTTTGACCCCGCCCGCGACCCCCACCTTCCCGCTCCCTACTCCCGGGAGGATCCAAGGGGCAAGGCCCGGGCACGGGAGGCCCTTGGGGAGCGCACGGGGCTCCGGGGGCCTCTCCTCGCCTACGTGGGCCGGCTGGATGGGCAGAAGGGGTTGGACCTCATCCTAAGGGCCATTCCCCATCTGAAGGAGCTGGGTTTTCGCCTCCTGGTCCAAGGGGTGGGGGAGGAGGGTCTTTCCCAAGCCCTTAGGCGGGCGGAGGAGGAGCATGCGGGCTTTGTGCGGTTTGTGGAGGCCTATGACGAGGCCCTGGCCCGCCTGGCCTATGCGGGGGCCGATGCCCTTTTGGTTCCGAGCCGGTTTGAGCCCTGCGGCCTGGTGCAGATGATCGCCCAGCGCTACGGCACCCCTCCCGTGGCCCGGGCGGTGGGGGGGCTAAAGGACACCGTGGAGGATGGCCGCACGGGGGTGCTCTTTGAAACCTACCACCCGGAGGGCCTGCTCTACGGGGTCCTGCGCCTCTTCCGCCTGGGGCCCGAGGCCCTGGGTCTAAGGGGCATGGAAAAGGACTTCTCCTGGGCCAAAAGCGCTGAGGCCTACCACCGGGTTTACCGTTTGGCCTTAGGCTAA
- a CDS encoding tetratricopeptide repeat protein — MVKDLEAQALAGDPEALALLHFVRLLRHKDYPGARAYAEGFPEGLKERLLAGLGLLVETPERLEDPLFAAEREVVLGVKAVKEGRRQEAEAHFHKALSLDPHHHRALSNLGNLYQERGELEAALDLYQRALKLAPEDPLVHENLAALYKKKGDLDRMVAHMKRATRLKMRPPGPLDPVTGKPQPRPLHRRIPLWVWVFLLALLAYFLLKKP, encoded by the coding sequence ATGGTGAAGGACCTCGAGGCCCAGGCCCTGGCGGGGGATCCCGAAGCCCTGGCCCTGCTTCACTTCGTGCGGCTTCTTCGGCACAAGGACTATCCCGGAGCCAGGGCCTATGCAGAAGGTTTCCCGGAAGGGCTTAAGGAGAGGCTTTTGGCAGGCCTAGGCCTGCTGGTGGAGACCCCTGAGCGCTTGGAAGACCCCCTTTTCGCCGCGGAAAGGGAGGTGGTCCTGGGGGTTAAGGCGGTAAAGGAGGGGAGGCGGCAGGAGGCCGAAGCCCACTTCCACAAGGCCCTTTCCCTGGACCCCCACCACCACCGGGCCCTTAGCAACCTGGGGAACCTCTACCAGGAAAGGGGGGAGCTGGAAGCGGCCTTGGACCTTTACCAGCGGGCCTTGAAGCTGGCCCCGGAGGATCCCTTGGTTCATGAGAACCTGGCGGCCCTTTACAAGAAAAAGGGAGACCTGGACAGGATGGTGGCCCACATGAAGCGGGCCACCCGGCTCAAGATGCGCCCGCCTGGCCCCCTAGACCCCGTGACGGGAAAGCCCCAGCCCCGCCCGCTTCACCGCCGCATTCCCCTTTGGGTTTGGGTTTTCCTCCTCGCCCTCCTGGCCTATTTTCTCCTGAAGAAGCCTTAG
- the dusA gene encoding tRNA dihydrouridine(20/20a) synthase DusA, whose protein sequence is MSDHRLSVAPMVDRTDRHFRYLVRQISRRVRLYTEMTVDQAVLRGKAERLLAFHPAEHPIALQLAGSDPQSLAKAARIGQAWGYDEANLNLGCPSEKAQEGGFGACLLLDPLRVAEILRAMVEAVAIPVTVKLRLGVEGERYSLLARWVERYAETGVRVFIVHARSALLGLSTRKNREVPPLRHDWVHRLKEDFPRLTFVLNGGVRTLEEALPHLGKVDGVMMGRAVYEDPFVLQEADRQVYGLDHRPSRLGVAQGMRAYLAEEVEKGTPPWAVLRHLLNLFRGQPGGRLWRRLLSEGRSLEALDQALRLLQEKIGQEGEEENPNPKGNAAVKRAGLGLSRHGV, encoded by the coding sequence GTGTCTGACCACCGCCTCTCCGTGGCCCCCATGGTGGACCGGACGGACCGGCACTTCCGCTACCTGGTCCGCCAGATAAGCCGCAGGGTGCGGCTCTACACGGAAATGACCGTGGACCAGGCGGTGCTCCGGGGAAAGGCCGAGCGGCTTCTCGCCTTCCACCCAGCGGAGCACCCCATCGCCTTGCAACTTGCGGGCTCGGACCCCCAGAGCCTGGCGAAGGCGGCGCGGATAGGCCAGGCCTGGGGGTACGACGAGGCGAACCTGAACCTGGGTTGCCCCTCGGAGAAGGCCCAAGAGGGAGGGTTTGGCGCCTGCCTCCTCCTGGACCCCCTGCGGGTGGCTGAGATCCTCAGGGCCATGGTGGAGGCGGTGGCCATCCCCGTCACGGTGAAGCTCCGCCTGGGGGTGGAGGGGGAGCGCTATTCCCTCCTGGCCCGTTGGGTGGAACGCTATGCGGAAACGGGGGTAAGGGTGTTCATCGTCCATGCCCGTAGCGCCTTGCTGGGGCTCTCCACCCGGAAGAACCGGGAGGTTCCCCCCTTGCGCCACGACTGGGTCCACCGGCTCAAGGAGGATTTCCCCCGCCTCACCTTCGTCCTGAACGGGGGGGTGCGCACCCTGGAGGAAGCCCTTCCCCATCTGGGCAAGGTGGATGGGGTCATGATGGGGCGGGCGGTCTACGAGGACCCCTTTGTGCTTCAGGAAGCGGACCGGCAGGTGTATGGCCTGGACCACAGGCCAAGCCGCCTGGGCGTGGCGCAAGGCATGCGGGCCTATCTGGCGGAGGAGGTGGAAAAGGGCACCCCCCCTTGGGCGGTGCTGAGGCACCTGCTGAACCTCTTCCGGGGGCAGCCAGGGGGAAGGCTTTGGCGGCGCCTCCTGTCGGAAGGGCGTTCCCTGGAAGCCCTGGACCAAGCCCTAAGGCTTCTTCAGGAGAAAATAGGCCAGGAGGGCGAGGAGGAAAACCCAAACCCAAAGGGGAATGCGGCGGTGAAGCGGGCGGGGCTGGGGCTTTCCCGTCACGGGGTCTAG
- the ispH gene encoding 4-hydroxy-3-methylbut-2-enyl diphosphate reductase has protein sequence MGGMGLKRVYLARPRGFCAGVVMAIQTVERWAETLKEAGELVVYHEIVHNRTVVERLKAKGVHFVENLADIERLRQERPLAGTLVFSAHGHPPAVRKKAAEMGFHILDATCPLVTKVHTEARRYAREGYWILLVGDSADHQEVKGTYGEAPERTILVAVHTHVGKDPRLADPRTVEVPDPERVVVLTQTTLGVEDTLKTIEILKKRFPKLVVPARKDLCYATQNRQEAVRRIAPHVDLFLVLTSPHSSNGMRLLELAQSLTGRAYRLESARDLREEWLQGADSLGITSAASTPEDLVQELVALLRERNPGLEVIEEGEEEGIVFREPRPLSPEEVLRGV, from the coding sequence ATGGGGGGCATGGGGCTTAAGCGGGTCTACCTGGCCCGGCCCAGGGGTTTCTGCGCCGGGGTGGTGATGGCCATCCAGACGGTGGAGCGCTGGGCCGAGACCCTGAAGGAAGCGGGGGAGCTGGTGGTCTACCACGAAATCGTCCACAACCGCACCGTGGTGGAACGCCTTAAGGCCAAGGGGGTGCACTTCGTGGAAAATCTCGCCGACATAGAACGGCTTCGCCAAGAAAGACCCTTGGCCGGAACCCTGGTCTTCTCCGCCCACGGCCACCCCCCCGCCGTGCGCAAAAAGGCGGCGGAGATGGGTTTCCATATCCTGGACGCCACCTGCCCCTTGGTCACCAAGGTGCACACCGAGGCCAGGCGCTACGCCCGGGAAGGCTACTGGATCCTCCTGGTGGGGGATTCCGCCGACCATCAGGAGGTGAAGGGCACCTATGGGGAGGCCCCGGAGAGGACCATCCTGGTGGCGGTGCACACCCACGTGGGCAAGGACCCCCGCTTGGCTGATCCCCGTACCGTGGAGGTACCTGACCCCGAGCGGGTGGTGGTCCTCACCCAGACCACCCTGGGTGTGGAGGACACCCTTAAGACCATAGAAATCTTAAAAAAGCGCTTCCCCAAACTGGTGGTCCCCGCCAGAAAAGACCTCTGCTACGCCACCCAGAACCGCCAGGAGGCGGTCCGGCGCATCGCCCCCCATGTGGATCTCTTCCTGGTGCTCACCAGCCCCCACTCCTCCAACGGCATGCGCCTTTTGGAGCTGGCCCAAAGCCTCACCGGCAGGGCCTACCGCCTGGAAAGCGCCCGGGATCTCCGGGAGGAATGGCTCCAGGGTGCCGATAGCCTGGGGATCACCTCCGCCGCCAGCACCCCTGAGGACCTGGTGCAGGAGCTGGTGGCGCTCCTTAGGGAGCGAAACCCGGGCCTCGAGGTGATCGAGGAAGGCGAGGAGGAGGGCATCGTCTTCCGCGAACCCAGGCCCCTGTCCCCGGAGGAGGTCTTAAGGGGTGTCTGA
- a CDS encoding polyprenyl synthetase family protein, with product MVPSPQEVKDALQKRLLGHLAHSDPGYQALLQEYPSRGGKRLRGLLVVYAGLAHGASLEASLWAGAALELFQNWVLIHDDIEDGSEERRGRPALHRLYPMPLALNAGDALHGEMWGLLVKGLEAGILPPLVLAEFHQVVRRTAYGQHLDLLWTLSGRLDLTPEDYFRMVAHKAAYYTAVAPLRLGALLSGHTPPTLYQEAGLKLGVAFQIMDDVLNLEGDEAYGKELAGDLYEGKRTLILIRYLQEAPPEERTRAEALLRLPREAKPEAEVRWLWERLLASGAVAWAKEEAKRLAHKGLGALIPHLEQLPGRDAASHLQALLTALVERRA from the coding sequence ATGGTGCCCTCCCCCCAGGAAGTGAAGGATGCCCTTCAGAAAAGGCTCCTAGGCCACCTGGCCCATTCCGATCCCGGTTACCAGGCTCTTCTTCAGGAGTACCCATCCCGGGGAGGCAAGAGGCTCCGGGGACTCTTGGTGGTCTATGCGGGGCTGGCCCACGGGGCTTCCCTCGAGGCCAGCCTTTGGGCTGGGGCTGCTTTGGAACTTTTCCAGAACTGGGTGCTTATCCACGACGACATAGAGGACGGCTCCGAGGAACGCCGGGGCAGACCTGCCCTGCACCGCCTCTACCCCATGCCCCTGGCCTTGAACGCGGGGGATGCCCTGCACGGGGAGATGTGGGGGCTTCTGGTGAAGGGCCTCGAGGCCGGCATTCTGCCCCCCCTGGTTCTGGCCGAGTTCCACCAGGTGGTGCGCCGCACCGCCTACGGCCAACACCTGGACCTCCTCTGGACCCTTTCCGGCCGCCTGGACCTAACCCCTGAGGACTACTTTCGCATGGTGGCCCACAAGGCCGCCTACTACACCGCGGTGGCCCCGTTACGGCTGGGGGCCCTCCTCTCCGGACACACCCCCCCAACCCTCTACCAGGAAGCGGGGCTTAAGCTGGGGGTGGCCTTCCAGATCATGGACGATGTCCTCAACCTGGAGGGGGACGAGGCCTACGGCAAGGAACTGGCCGGGGACCTCTACGAGGGCAAGCGCACCTTGATCCTGATCCGCTACCTCCAGGAAGCGCCTCCTGAGGAACGCACCCGGGCCGAGGCCCTCTTGCGCCTCCCCCGGGAGGCCAAGCCCGAGGCCGAGGTGCGGTGGCTTTGGGAACGGCTTTTGGCCTCGGGGGCGGTGGCCTGGGCCAAGGAGGAGGCCAAGAGGCTAGCGCACAAGGGCCTGGGCGCCCTTATCCCCCACCTGGAGCAACTTCCCGGACGGGATGCCGCCTCCCACCTGCAAGCCCTCCTCACCGCCTTGGTGGAACGCAGGGCATAA
- a CDS encoding DMT family transporter, with protein MRGYALGLFALNLLTLLWGTTFVVVKGAVGEMAPSLLVFLRFLLASLFFLPWAWRLPKGVWGPGMELAFWLLLGYASQAVGLLYTSASRSAFITALNVVLVPLILGLVGRRLGGVWVAALLAFLGVGFLSYDPRQPPLNVGDLWTLLTALTYALYIVRLEVHAKAFPSLPLTAVQVFGTAFLALPWALWEGVRWEGVPWGAVFYLGMVATALTTWLQTWGQKYVPAPQAAILYTLEPVWATLFAFILLGERLGLLGVMGALLVILATLQAIRRSPA; from the coding sequence ATGCGCGGCTACGCCCTGGGCCTTTTTGCCCTCAACCTCCTCACCCTCCTTTGGGGCACCACCTTTGTGGTGGTGAAGGGGGCGGTGGGGGAGATGGCCCCAAGCCTTTTGGTCTTTCTCCGTTTTCTTCTGGCGAGCCTCTTCTTCCTGCCCTGGGCTTGGCGCTTGCCCAAAGGGGTATGGGGGCCAGGGATGGAGCTGGCCTTTTGGCTCCTTCTGGGCTATGCTTCCCAGGCGGTCGGCCTCCTGTATACCTCGGCGAGCCGAAGCGCCTTCATCACCGCCCTCAATGTGGTACTGGTGCCTTTGATCCTGGGACTGGTGGGCCGCAGGCTGGGAGGGGTCTGGGTGGCCGCCCTTTTAGCCTTTTTGGGGGTAGGTTTCCTTTCCTACGATCCCCGGCAGCCTCCTCTGAACGTGGGGGACCTTTGGACCCTTCTCACCGCCCTCACCTATGCCCTTTACATCGTGCGCCTCGAGGTGCACGCCAAAGCCTTTCCCTCCTTGCCCCTCACCGCGGTGCAGGTCTTCGGCACGGCCTTCCTGGCCCTGCCCTGGGCCCTTTGGGAAGGGGTGCGGTGGGAAGGGGTACCCTGGGGGGCGGTCTTCTACCTGGGGATGGTGGCCACGGCCCTCACCACCTGGCTGCAAACCTGGGGACAGAAGTACGTGCCCGCCCCCCAGGCGGCCATCCTCTACACCCTGGAACCCGTCTGGGCTACCCTTTTTGCCTTTATCCTCCTGGGTGAGCGGTTAGGGCTGTTAGGAGTTATGGGGGCGCTTTTGGTAATCCTTGCCACCTTGCAGGCTATCCGCCGATCCCCAGCATGA
- the moaA gene encoding GTP 3',8-cyclase MoaA, translating to MKLLDNYGRVIKDLRISVTPRCNLHCLYCHPLGLEMAEPPGTLTVEEVDHFLEAASLLGLSAVRFTGGEPLVRKELPQMIERARSKEGIEDVAITTNGLLFAKRGKELVAAGLNRVNISLDAITPEVFTRITRGGKVERVLQAIETALELGLHPVKLNAVVIRGMNEEEVVPLARLSLDRPLHMRYIEYMHLDNSDPEEYRRRFVSGKEIRARIEEVFGPLEPVPHDPTSPARVYRIPGAQGTLGFINPVTEPFCSNCSRLRLTSDKKLRPCLLTDLEMDISWAFAAEEPVEALVDAILMATNRKPAFGNTLPTLRKRVMLGIGG from the coding sequence ATGAAGCTACTGGACAACTACGGGCGTGTTATCAAAGACCTTCGTATCTCCGTTACCCCCCGGTGCAACCTGCACTGCCTTTACTGCCATCCTTTGGGCCTCGAGATGGCCGAACCTCCGGGGACCCTCACGGTTGAGGAGGTGGACCATTTCCTCGAGGCCGCCTCCCTTCTGGGCCTGTCCGCCGTGCGTTTCACGGGGGGAGAGCCCTTGGTGCGCAAGGAGCTTCCCCAGATGATTGAACGAGCCCGGAGCAAGGAGGGCATTGAGGATGTGGCCATCACCACCAACGGCCTCCTCTTTGCCAAGCGGGGCAAGGAGTTGGTGGCAGCAGGCCTAAACCGGGTGAACATCTCCTTGGATGCCATTACCCCTGAGGTCTTTACCCGCATCACCCGGGGAGGAAAGGTGGAGCGGGTGTTGCAGGCCATAGAGACCGCCCTAGAACTTGGGCTTCACCCGGTGAAGCTGAACGCCGTGGTCATCCGGGGAATGAACGAGGAAGAGGTGGTGCCTTTGGCCCGGCTCTCCCTGGACCGCCCCCTGCACATGCGCTACATAGAGTACATGCACCTGGACAACTCCGACCCCGAGGAGTACCGCCGCCGATTCGTCTCGGGGAAGGAGATCCGGGCACGGATAGAAGAAGTCTTTGGTCCCCTGGAACCCGTCCCCCACGACCCCACCTCCCCAGCCCGGGTCTACCGGATCCCGGGGGCCCAGGGTACCTTGGGCTTCATCAACCCCGTCACCGAGCCCTTTTGCTCCAACTGCTCCCGGCTTCGCCTCACCTCCGACAAAAAGCTGCGGCCCTGCCTCCTTACCGATTTGGAGATGGATATCTCCTGGGCCTTCGCCGCCGAGGAGCCGGTGGAGGCCTTGGTGGACGCCATCTTGATGGCCACCAACCGCAAGCCCGCCTTTGGCAACACCCTCCCCACCCTGAGGAAGCGGGTCATGCTGGGGATCGGCGGATAG